A single Paraburkholderia sp. D15 DNA region contains:
- a CDS encoding ATP-binding protein — protein MEERVLILAPFGRDADVITEVLRKDERICVTCRSADALTEALDAGAGAALIAEEALADRHATRLFDWLGQQPAWSDFPFILLAASRIGHRSARGLDVLERLGNVVVLERPLNSETLRRAVASSLRARARQYESRRHLADRIEAQEALVQLNDSLEGRIAERTQELASANNRLMTEIHERAKVQAVLVQSQKMEALGQLTGGIAHDFNNLLNVIMVNAELIGRVSGDERIRGMAATVKRATERGAKLTGQLLTFSRNSNLDLKAVDVVSLLQGMRDIITVSLGSTIQYANEFDGEAMWTEADANQLELAILNLAINARDAMPNGGRLDIRVKQRDEPDETLEHGRYVVLEVIDTGSGVPPEVVSRVFDPFFTTKPIGKGTGLGLSQVYGIARQAGGTARLFSEEGKGTTVEIWLPLRERAAPQAEAEPDTETGVVGEKRVLVVEDDGEVRAMLVESLRMLGYTVTEAADGRAGLNRLANDKPDLLMVDFAMPGMNGIDVITEARKLREDLPVILATGYADVDISGLAVKRCTILRKPFQLDDLARTVRLGLAA, from the coding sequence ATGGAGGAGCGTGTCCTTATCCTGGCGCCGTTCGGCCGCGACGCCGACGTGATTACCGAAGTCCTGCGCAAAGACGAGCGCATCTGCGTCACCTGCCGCAGCGCCGACGCGCTCACCGAAGCGCTCGACGCCGGCGCGGGCGCCGCGCTGATCGCCGAGGAAGCGCTCGCGGACCGGCACGCGACGCGTCTGTTCGACTGGCTCGGCCAGCAGCCGGCGTGGTCCGATTTCCCGTTCATCCTGCTGGCGGCATCGCGTATTGGCCACCGCTCCGCGCGCGGGCTCGACGTGCTCGAACGGCTCGGCAACGTGGTGGTGCTCGAACGTCCGTTGAACTCCGAGACGCTGCGGCGCGCGGTGGCCTCGTCGTTGCGGGCGCGCGCGCGGCAGTACGAATCGCGCCGCCATCTGGCCGACCGGATCGAAGCGCAGGAAGCGCTGGTGCAACTGAACGATTCGCTGGAAGGCCGCATCGCCGAACGCACCCAGGAACTCGCGTCCGCCAACAACCGGTTGATGACCGAGATCCACGAGCGCGCCAAGGTGCAAGCCGTGCTGGTGCAGTCGCAGAAGATGGAAGCGCTCGGCCAGCTCACCGGCGGCATCGCGCACGACTTCAACAATCTGCTGAACGTGATCATGGTCAATGCGGAGCTGATCGGGCGCGTGAGCGGCGACGAACGGATTCGCGGCATGGCCGCCACCGTCAAACGCGCGACCGAACGCGGCGCCAAGCTGACCGGTCAATTACTGACCTTCTCGCGCAACAGCAATCTCGATCTGAAAGCGGTGGATGTCGTCAGTCTGCTGCAAGGCATGCGCGACATCATCACGGTGTCGCTCGGCTCCACTATCCAGTACGCGAACGAATTCGACGGCGAAGCGATGTGGACCGAGGCCGACGCCAATCAGCTCGAACTCGCCATTCTCAATCTCGCGATCAACGCGCGCGACGCGATGCCGAACGGCGGCCGGCTCGATATCCGCGTGAAGCAGCGCGACGAGCCGGACGAGACCCTCGAACATGGCCGCTACGTCGTGCTCGAAGTCATCGACACCGGCTCGGGCGTGCCGCCCGAGGTCGTCTCGCGCGTGTTCGATCCATTCTTCACCACCAAGCCGATCGGCAAGGGCACGGGGCTCGGCCTGAGCCAGGTGTACGGCATCGCGAGACAGGCAGGCGGCACCGCGCGCCTGTTCAGCGAGGAGGGCAAGGGCACCACCGTCGAAATCTGGCTGCCGCTGCGCGAGCGCGCGGCCCCGCAAGCCGAGGCGGAGCCGGATACCGAAACGGGCGTGGTCGGCGAAAAACGCGTGCTGGTGGTCGAGGACGACGGCGAAGTGCGCGCGATGCTGGTGGAGTCGCTGCGCATGCTCGGCTACACCGTGACCGAAGCCGCCGACGGCCGCGCCGGCCTCAATCGTCTGGCGAACGACAAGCCCGACCTGTTGATGGTCGACTTCGCGATGCCCGGCATGAACGGCATCGACGTGATCACCGAGGCACGCAAGCTGCGCGAAGACCTGCCGGTGATTCTCGCGACCGGTTATGCGGACGTGGACATCTCCGGGCTCGCGGTGAAACGCTGCACGATCCTGCGCAAACCCTTCCAGCTCGACGACCTGGCTCGCACGGTACGGCTCGGACTGGCGGCTTGA
- a CDS encoding FUSC family protein — MAYPSLRDWLFSVKTFAAAMIALYIGLALELPRPYWAMATVYIVSNPFVGATRSKALYRALGTALGASAAVLLVPPFVESPYLFSVIVALWTGTLLYLAVSDRTARSYVFLLAGYTMPIIALPSVTNPAGVFDLAVSRTEEITLGIVCASVVGSVLFPSRLAPTIIERTDAWFRDAAFYATETLSGRIAGAAISGARQRLAATINGLELLLSQLAYDHTRPDVLARAHELRGRMQLLLPIMSSLADPLIALYNSGRQTWPEGLEALLNDVIKWFNAPLPAVSAGYHPDPAADALRARIAAMQPPSAALASWDGALLSNALWRMKQVIDVWQDCRSLRIIITREEGSWRPRFRHWRLGGTERFYDRGIMLFSTGSAAAAVILACSLWISSGWNDGAGAVTLAAVACCFFAALDEPAPMVLRFFVATAISVVAAGVYLFAVLPHVHDFPMLVIMFAAPFIFVGTLIPRPQFNLATVLVAVNTATFISIQDAYDANFLVFMNSNLAGLAGLLYAYVWTRVTRPFGAELAAARLLRSSWADVALTASTRQIDDPRNLAARMLDRLMQLIPRLAATDDHRHPSIESFRDLRIAFNALDLRRVTGKLGGDAPAAIDHVLDDVRAYYEYCVDRGKREPVPESLMQSIDAAVARVTAQGLANAADAAAGTKPADPTDPTHASGAESPPATPATPSPTAAHSARRLREALHALVGLRLSLFPATLTTPAPPEPEAAAP; from the coding sequence ATGGCCTACCCGTCCCTACGCGACTGGCTGTTCTCCGTCAAAACCTTCGCCGCGGCAATGATCGCGCTTTACATCGGGCTTGCGCTCGAACTACCCCGGCCTTACTGGGCGATGGCCACCGTCTACATCGTGTCGAATCCGTTCGTCGGCGCGACCCGCTCCAAGGCGCTCTATCGTGCGCTCGGCACCGCGCTCGGCGCCTCGGCGGCGGTGCTGCTGGTGCCGCCCTTCGTCGAATCGCCGTATCTGTTCAGCGTGATCGTCGCGCTCTGGACCGGCACGCTGCTGTATCTCGCCGTGTCCGACCGCACCGCGCGCAGCTACGTGTTCCTGCTGGCCGGCTATACGATGCCGATCATCGCACTGCCCTCCGTCACCAATCCGGCCGGCGTGTTCGATCTCGCGGTGAGCCGCACCGAGGAGATCACGCTCGGCATCGTCTGCGCGAGCGTGGTGGGCAGCGTGCTGTTTCCGAGCCGGCTCGCGCCGACCATCATCGAGCGGACCGACGCGTGGTTCCGCGACGCCGCGTTCTACGCCACCGAAACATTGTCCGGCCGCATCGCGGGCGCGGCGATTTCGGGCGCGCGGCAACGGCTCGCGGCCACCATCAACGGTCTGGAGTTGTTGCTGAGCCAACTGGCCTACGATCACACGCGGCCCGACGTGCTGGCGCGCGCGCATGAATTGCGCGGACGCATGCAGCTACTGTTGCCGATCATGTCGTCGCTCGCCGATCCGCTGATCGCGCTGTACAACAGCGGCCGCCAAACCTGGCCCGAAGGGCTCGAAGCGCTGCTGAACGACGTGATCAAGTGGTTCAACGCGCCCTTGCCCGCCGTCAGCGCCGGCTATCATCCCGATCCCGCCGCCGATGCGTTGCGCGCACGCATCGCGGCCATGCAGCCGCCGTCCGCCGCGCTCGCGAGCTGGGACGGCGCACTGCTGTCGAACGCGCTGTGGCGGATGAAACAGGTGATCGACGTGTGGCAGGACTGCCGCTCGCTGCGCATCATCATCACGCGCGAGGAAGGTTCGTGGCGGCCGCGTTTTCGTCATTGGCGGCTGGGCGGCACCGAGCGCTTCTACGATCGCGGCATCATGCTGTTCTCCACCGGCTCGGCGGCGGCGGCCGTGATTCTCGCGTGCAGTCTGTGGATCAGTTCGGGCTGGAACGACGGCGCGGGCGCCGTGACGCTCGCGGCGGTGGCGTGCTGCTTTTTCGCCGCGCTCGACGAACCCGCGCCGATGGTTCTGCGCTTCTTCGTCGCGACCGCGATCAGCGTGGTGGCGGCAGGCGTCTATCTGTTCGCGGTGCTGCCCCACGTACATGACTTTCCGATGCTGGTGATCATGTTCGCCGCGCCGTTCATCTTTGTCGGCACGCTGATTCCGCGTCCGCAGTTCAACCTCGCGACAGTGCTGGTCGCGGTGAACACGGCGACCTTCATCAGCATTCAGGACGCTTACGACGCCAACTTCCTCGTGTTCATGAACAGCAACCTCGCGGGACTCGCGGGGCTGCTGTACGCGTATGTGTGGACGCGCGTCACGCGGCCGTTCGGCGCGGAACTCGCGGCGGCGCGTCTGCTGCGCTCGAGCTGGGCCGACGTGGCGCTCACCGCGTCGACGCGGCAGATCGACGACCCACGCAATCTCGCCGCGCGCATGCTCGACCGCTTGATGCAGCTGATCCCGCGGCTGGCTGCCACCGACGATCACCGCCATCCGTCGATCGAAAGTTTTCGCGATCTGCGTATCGCGTTCAACGCGCTCGACCTGCGCCGCGTAACAGGCAAGCTTGGCGGCGACGCGCCGGCCGCGATCGATCACGTGCTCGACGACGTGCGCGCGTATTACGAATACTGCGTGGATCGCGGCAAACGCGAGCCGGTGCCGGAAAGTCTGATGCAATCGATCGACGCGGCCGTGGCGCGCGTGACCGCGCAAGGACTGGCGAATGCTGCCGACGCGGCGGCCGGGACCAAACCAGCCGACCCAACCGATCCAACCCACGCTAGCGGCGCGGAGTCCCCCCCAGCCACACCCGCCACGCCCTCCCCGACCGCCGCGCATTCCGCGCGCCGTTTGCGCGAAGCGCTGCATGCGCTGGTCGGCTTGCGTCTTTCGCTGTTTCCGGCCACGCTGACGACACCCGCGCCGCCCGAACCGGAAGCTGCCGCCCCATGA
- a CDS encoding DUF1656 domain-containing protein — translation MIGEIDIFGVFVPAVLVLMLIAYLINLALRTVLARVGFYRFVWHRSIFDLGIYVLVLGLVVVVSHRLIT, via the coding sequence ATGATCGGTGAAATCGATATCTTCGGCGTGTTCGTGCCGGCCGTGCTGGTGCTGATGTTGATCGCGTATCTGATCAACCTCGCGCTGCGCACCGTGCTCGCGCGCGTCGGCTTCTACCGTTTCGTCTGGCATCGCTCCATCTTCGATCTCGGCATCTACGTGCTGGTGCTGGGCCTTGTCGTCGTCGTTTCGCACAGACTCATAACGTGA
- a CDS encoding HlyD family secretion protein → MKKTWFSVGQILLTLIVVVAAALVLWKLVDYYMFAPWTRDGHVRADVIQVAPDVSGLISSVEVVDNQQVRKGQVLFVIDQARYTLALRQAEANAQQRRATLDQARREDARNRKLGNLVAAEVYEESRSRVEAGEAALADANVAIDTAKLNLQRSTILSPVDGYLNDRAPRAGEFVAAGRPVLAVVDMNSFRVDGYFEETKLRGIAIGQPVDITVMGEPRALRGHVQSIVAAIEDRDRTQGSNLLPNVNPAFSWVRLAQRIPVRVALDEVPADFRMIAGRTATVSVRDLAPLAKKHPQTNASGAVDASAAVAASGASQ, encoded by the coding sequence GTGAAAAAAACCTGGTTCTCCGTCGGTCAGATCCTGCTGACCTTGATTGTCGTGGTGGCCGCGGCGCTCGTGCTGTGGAAACTGGTCGACTACTACATGTTCGCGCCATGGACTCGCGACGGTCACGTGCGCGCGGACGTGATCCAGGTGGCGCCCGACGTCTCCGGCCTGATCTCGTCGGTCGAGGTGGTGGACAACCAGCAGGTCAGGAAAGGCCAGGTGCTGTTCGTGATCGATCAGGCGCGCTACACGCTCGCCTTGCGCCAGGCCGAAGCCAACGCGCAGCAGCGCCGCGCCACGCTCGATCAGGCGCGTCGCGAAGACGCGCGCAATCGCAAGCTCGGCAATCTGGTGGCGGCGGAGGTGTACGAGGAAAGCCGCTCGCGCGTCGAAGCTGGGGAAGCCGCGCTCGCCGATGCGAACGTCGCGATCGATACCGCGAAACTGAACCTGCAACGCTCGACGATCCTGAGTCCGGTCGACGGTTATCTGAACGATCGCGCGCCGCGCGCCGGCGAATTCGTCGCGGCGGGGCGTCCGGTGCTCGCGGTGGTGGATATGAATTCGTTCCGCGTCGACGGCTATTTCGAGGAAACCAAGCTGCGCGGTATCGCCATCGGGCAACCGGTCGACATCACGGTGATGGGTGAGCCGCGCGCACTGCGCGGCCACGTGCAGAGCATCGTCGCCGCGATCGAGGACCGCGACCGCACGCAAGGCTCGAATCTGCTGCCGAACGTGAATCCGGCGTTCAGCTGGGTCCGTCTCGCGCAGCGTATTCCGGTACGGGTCGCGCTCGACGAAGTGCCGGCCGATTTCCGCATGATCGCGGGCCGCACGGCGACGGTGTCGGTGCGGGATCTCGCGCCGCTCGCGAAGAAACATCCGCAGACGAATGCGTCCGGCGCGGTGGATGCGTCGGCGGCGGTCGCCGCGTCGGGCGCATCGCAATGA
- a CDS encoding efflux transporter outer membrane subunit has product MKASRLQAFSRRLAGLPLLPLLPLLPLLPLIATLDGCINVGPNYALPKQALVNAPLANAPLEGADGTLTSRQTVPAIWWKLYDDPVLNSLVDQALQSNTDLRVAAANLARSREALGVAQAQGGFSGKTSVALERAQESAEQYLLTEKLPVANEGDIGISISYEIDLFGKLRRGVEAAQADTESVQAAGDLARISVVADVVRSYVEQCSAAEELRIAQQSLALQKQRVDVSRRLRDAGRGNQPDVTRGQTQVETLSADIPRYIARRKIAQYRLAALLARAPSDLPPAVLACDRLPTLRQPIPIGDGAALLKRRPDVREAERQLAASTARIGVATGALYPSVSIGASAGLTGILEDLGTSPTARWAFGPLISWTFPTNGARGRVREAEASSQVALAKFDGVVLTALRETETNLATYASDATRADALRAALKSAEASADETHRLYVAGRESFISDLDATRTLTSTKSQVAAAEGQVAIDQVNLFLALGGGWETAGP; this is encoded by the coding sequence ATGAAAGCGTCGCGTTTACAGGCCTTTTCGCGGCGGCTGGCCGGCTTGCCGCTTCTGCCGTTGTTGCCGCTGTTGCCGCTCTTGCCCTTGATCGCCACACTCGACGGTTGCATCAACGTCGGCCCCAACTACGCGCTGCCCAAGCAGGCGCTCGTCAATGCGCCGCTCGCCAACGCACCGCTCGAAGGCGCCGACGGCACGCTGACCTCGCGCCAGACCGTGCCCGCTATCTGGTGGAAGCTGTACGACGATCCCGTGCTCAACAGCCTCGTCGATCAAGCCTTGCAATCGAATACCGACCTGCGCGTCGCGGCGGCCAACCTCGCGCGTTCGCGCGAAGCGCTCGGCGTCGCCCAGGCGCAGGGTGGCTTCTCCGGCAAGACGTCGGTGGCGCTCGAACGCGCGCAGGAATCCGCCGAGCAATACCTGCTCACCGAAAAACTGCCGGTGGCGAACGAAGGCGACATCGGCATCAGCATCTCGTACGAAATCGATCTGTTCGGCAAGCTGCGGCGCGGCGTGGAAGCCGCGCAGGCGGACACCGAATCCGTGCAGGCCGCCGGCGACCTCGCGCGCATCTCGGTGGTTGCCGACGTGGTGCGCTCGTATGTCGAGCAATGTTCGGCGGCCGAGGAACTCAGGATCGCGCAGCAGTCGCTCGCCTTGCAGAAGCAGCGCGTGGACGTGTCGCGCCGTTTGCGTGACGCGGGTCGCGGCAACCAGCCCGACGTGACGCGCGGGCAGACGCAGGTCGAGACGCTGTCGGCGGATATTCCGCGCTATATCGCGCGGCGCAAGATCGCGCAGTACCGGCTCGCGGCGTTGCTGGCGCGTGCGCCGTCCGATCTGCCGCCGGCCGTGCTCGCGTGCGATCGTCTGCCGACACTACGCCAGCCGATTCCGATCGGCGACGGTGCCGCGCTGCTCAAGCGTCGTCCGGACGTGCGCGAGGCCGAGCGGCAACTGGCGGCGTCCACGGCGCGCATCGGCGTGGCGACCGGCGCGTTGTATCCGAGCGTGAGCATCGGCGCATCGGCGGGTTTGACGGGGATTCTCGAAGACCTCGGTACGTCGCCCACTGCGCGTTGGGCGTTCGGTCCGCTGATCAGCTGGACCTTCCCGACCAACGGTGCGCGCGGACGCGTGCGCGAAGCCGAGGCATCGAGCCAGGTGGCGCTGGCGAAATTCGACGGTGTGGTGTTGACCGCGCTGCGCGAGACCGAGACCAACCTCGCGACTTACGCATCGGATGCCACGCGTGCCGATGCGTTGCGGGCCGCGTTGAAGTCCGCCGAGGCATCGGCGGATGAAACGCATCGGCTCTACGTGGCCGGGCGCGAGTCGTTCATTTCCGATCTGGACGCGACGCGCACGCTGACCTCGACGAAATCGCAGGTCGCGGCGGCGGAAGGCCAGGTCGCGATCGACCAGGTCAATCTGTTCCTCGCGTTGGGCGGCGGGTGGGAGACGGCGGGGCCTTGA
- a CDS encoding alpha/beta hydrolase has product MNTLLKKCLAAALMFGSLLSLSALTPASAAPNDDLKGKNVVLVHGAFADGSSWAKVIPLLQAKGLHVVAVQNPLSSLDADVAATRRVIDQQDGPVILVGHSWAGAVITQAGNDDKVKSLVYVAAFAPQKDQSINDILKGKPAPSWASALQKDSAGYLTLSTDAIIHDFAQDLPVAQARLVAATQGPWFSGCTDDKVTQVAWQNKPSWFVVTEKDRMIPAPLQDAMAQQIGAKVVKVDASHVVMLSKPAEVAAAIVEAARATK; this is encoded by the coding sequence ATGAACACCCTGCTCAAAAAATGCCTGGCCGCCGCGCTCATGTTCGGCAGTCTGCTTTCCCTCAGCGCGTTGACGCCGGCGAGCGCCGCGCCCAACGACGACCTCAAGGGCAAGAATGTCGTGCTGGTGCACGGCGCGTTCGCCGACGGTTCGAGCTGGGCGAAAGTGATTCCGCTGCTGCAGGCCAAGGGGCTGCACGTGGTCGCGGTGCAGAACCCGCTCAGTTCGCTCGACGCCGACGTGGCCGCCACGCGCCGCGTGATCGATCAGCAGGACGGTCCGGTGATTCTGGTCGGCCACTCGTGGGCCGGCGCGGTGATTACGCAGGCCGGCAACGACGACAAGGTCAAGTCGCTGGTGTACGTGGCCGCGTTCGCGCCGCAAAAAGACCAGTCGATCAACGACATCCTGAAGGGCAAGCCGGCGCCTTCGTGGGCTTCGGCATTGCAGAAGGATTCGGCGGGCTACCTGACGCTGTCGACCGATGCCATCATCCACGACTTCGCGCAGGATCTGCCGGTCGCTCAGGCGCGTCTGGTGGCCGCGACGCAAGGTCCGTGGTTTTCCGGCTGTACCGACGACAAGGTGACGCAGGTGGCGTGGCAGAACAAGCCGTCGTGGTTCGTGGTGACCGAGAAGGACCGTATGATTCCGGCGCCGCTGCAGGACGCCATGGCGCAACAGATTGGCGCGAAGGTGGTGAAGGTCGACGCGAGCCACGTCGTGATGCTGTCGAAGCCGGCGGAAGTGGCGGCGGCGATCGTGGAAGCGGCGCGCGCGACGAAGTGA
- a CDS encoding HD domain-containing phosphohydrolase, with amino-acid sequence MADASTLRALDAVKALAFIGDLSMGQPTDHSLRTSWLAARLAVAAGYDAAQCDIVKEVSLLRWSGCTANAAEFSAMLGDDVGGREAMLAMRPGWGGVAEAQGRLDATITPLAQIHCEVSGDIARMLGLEHATQTALRHIFETWDGGGTPNKLAGARVPETVFLVVLAGDLEILSRTYGLDAAQTMIERQAGRRYPAGLASLVCAQAADWLAELDRHDAAARDEALDALPIHQHTAPEIIADVIDLKLPWMAGYSRRVAETAADCCACLGFDDAVRHRTYLAALIHGMGRMAVSNAIWNTPGRLSSAAWEKVRLVPYWTARAGKQIGALARESEIASQAYERLDGSGYFRGATGGMLSDEARVLAASASWVALRSARPWRAALSVDEAAALLKEEAAAGRFDARPVDALLNAGRDDYTPSAERAKPAARSGLLSPREAEVLRHISQGASNKEVAKALEMSPSTVRTHVESVFRKLECSTRAAATLKASTLGLI; translated from the coding sequence ATGGCAGACGCTTCAACCCTCCGCGCGCTCGACGCCGTCAAGGCGCTGGCCTTCATCGGCGACCTCAGCATGGGCCAGCCGACGGATCACTCGTTGCGCACCAGCTGGCTGGCCGCGCGTCTCGCGGTCGCGGCGGGCTACGACGCGGCGCAATGCGACATCGTGAAAGAGGTCTCGCTGCTGCGCTGGTCGGGTTGCACGGCCAATGCGGCGGAGTTCTCGGCGATGCTCGGCGACGACGTCGGCGGCCGCGAAGCGATGCTCGCGATGCGCCCAGGCTGGGGCGGCGTGGCCGAAGCGCAGGGACGTCTCGACGCGACGATCACCCCGCTCGCGCAGATTCACTGCGAGGTATCGGGGGACATCGCGCGCATGCTCGGCCTCGAACACGCCACGCAAACGGCGTTGCGCCACATCTTCGAAACCTGGGACGGCGGCGGCACACCGAACAAACTGGCCGGCGCGCGCGTGCCGGAAACCGTCTTTCTCGTCGTGCTCGCGGGCGACCTCGAAATTCTGAGCCGCACATATGGGCTCGATGCCGCGCAGACAATGATCGAGCGGCAAGCGGGCCGCCGGTATCCGGCCGGGCTCGCCAGTCTTGTTTGCGCGCAGGCGGCCGACTGGCTCGCCGAACTCGATCGCCACGACGCGGCGGCTCGCGACGAAGCGCTCGACGCGTTGCCGATTCATCAGCACACCGCGCCCGAAATCATCGCCGATGTGATCGACCTGAAGTTGCCCTGGATGGCCGGCTATTCGCGGCGCGTGGCCGAAACGGCGGCGGACTGCTGCGCGTGCCTGGGTTTCGACGACGCGGTTCGCCACCGCACCTATCTCGCCGCGTTGATTCACGGCATGGGGCGCATGGCGGTGTCGAACGCGATCTGGAACACGCCGGGGCGCCTGTCGTCGGCGGCGTGGGAGAAGGTGCGTCTCGTGCCTTACTGGACCGCTCGCGCCGGCAAGCAGATCGGTGCGCTCGCGCGCGAGTCGGAGATTGCGTCGCAGGCGTATGAGCGGCTCGACGGCTCCGGCTATTTTCGCGGCGCGACGGGCGGCATGCTCAGCGACGAAGCGCGCGTGCTCGCGGCGTCGGCGAGCTGGGTGGCGCTGCGTTCGGCGCGGCCGTGGCGCGCGGCGTTGTCCGTGGATGAAGCGGCCGCATTGCTGAAGGAAGAAGCCGCGGCGGGCCGCTTCGACGCCCGGCCGGTCGATGCGCTGCTCAACGCCGGGCGCGACGACTACACGCCGTCAGCCGAGCGCGCGAAACCCGCGGCGCGCAGCGGCTTGCTGTCGCCGCGCGAAGCCGAGGTGCTGCGGCACATCAGCCAGGGCGCGAGCAACAAGGAAGTGGCGAAGGCGTTGGAGATGAGTCCGAGCACGGTGCGCACGCACGTGGAGAGCGTGTTCCGCAAACTCGAGTGTTCGACGCGCGCGGCGGCGACCTTGAAGGCGTCGACGCTAGGGTTGATCTGA
- the speD gene encoding adenosylmethionine decarboxylase, whose product MHVLADLGGIDADLLRDAAALEAILVGAANEAGARVLSAHFHHFGGEHGVTGVVLLAESHITIHTWPEHRFAALDVFMCGNARPERAVERIARDLRAEVDNVRRCERGEHVGAPGR is encoded by the coding sequence ATGCATGTGCTGGCGGACCTCGGCGGTATCGATGCCGATCTGCTGCGCGATGCGGCCGCGCTCGAAGCGATCCTCGTCGGCGCCGCGAACGAAGCGGGTGCACGCGTGCTGTCCGCGCACTTCCATCATTTCGGCGGCGAGCATGGCGTGACCGGCGTCGTGCTGCTCGCGGAATCGCACATCACGATTCACACGTGGCCCGAGCATCGCTTCGCCGCGCTGGATGTGTTCATGTGCGGCAACGCGCGGCCGGAACGCGCGGTCGAACGGATCGCGCGCGATCTGCGGGCGGAAGTCGACAACGTGCGGCGTTGTGAACGCGGCGAACACGTTGGCGCCCCAGGCCGATAG
- a CDS encoding DUF4178 domain-containing protein, with protein MFSTSCPQCGAPLEFRSAAAVMAVCGSCRSTLLKHGEAVERLGEMASVFEDYSPLQLGATGRYQTRTFTLLGRIQLRYDAGYWSEWYASFDDGTFGWLSDASGQYAVTTQRVPDASELAALPRFDSLSPGTPFEFEGKRYLASDIRTAQCVGGEGELPFRVGEGWQARVADFRYEDRFITLDYADADQQNGQPTVYSGESVELADLACQGLRDEAQIRETAGRYRGELKAFGCPSCGASLDCPVGVADYVICGSCHAGVDCSAEQATLFSKKRTLETIETALPLGASATFDGAKYTVLGLMRCRTPDGEYSWDEYLLHNLDRGFLWQVHSEGRWERVDVLNRWPMMSQRGQVLDDGKTYRESERYESEVIYVAGAFNWRVQVGDRTSITDFAWRDFKMTREESSNEIVWSSAKPLSNSKVADRFGMPELKGGAAKPSKQAKPASKAAKAGNGKSSKSGHATVGFGPWPWIATFLMAFVNFGRLFEFDGSTVLVIIGIVALWAPEWIWRAFHEESR; from the coding sequence ATGTTCAGTACTTCGTGTCCACAATGCGGCGCGCCGCTCGAATTCCGCTCCGCCGCGGCCGTGATGGCCGTGTGCGGATCGTGCCGCAGCACCTTGCTCAAACACGGCGAAGCGGTCGAACGGCTCGGCGAGATGGCCTCGGTGTTCGAGGATTACTCGCCGTTGCAGCTCGGCGCCACGGGCCGCTATCAAACACGCACGTTCACCTTGCTCGGCCGCATCCAGTTGCGCTACGACGCGGGCTACTGGAGCGAGTGGTACGCGAGTTTCGACGACGGTACGTTCGGCTGGCTCTCCGATGCGTCGGGGCAGTACGCGGTCACCACGCAGCGCGTGCCGGACGCCTCTGAACTCGCTGCATTGCCGCGCTTCGATTCGCTGAGTCCCGGTACGCCGTTCGAATTCGAAGGCAAGCGCTATCTCGCGTCGGACATCCGCACCGCGCAGTGCGTGGGCGGCGAGGGCGAATTGCCGTTTCGCGTCGGCGAGGGCTGGCAGGCGCGCGTCGCCGATTTCCGCTACGAAGACCGCTTCATCACGCTCGACTACGCCGACGCCGACCAGCAGAACGGTCAGCCGACGGTGTACTCGGGCGAGTCGGTGGAACTGGCCGACCTCGCCTGCCAGGGCTTGCGCGACGAAGCGCAGATTCGCGAGACGGCAGGGCGTTATCGCGGCGAACTGAAGGCGTTCGGCTGCCCGAGCTGCGGCGCGTCGCTCGATTGCCCGGTCGGCGTCGCGGACTACGTGATCTGCGGCTCGTGTCACGCGGGCGTCGACTGCAGCGCGGAACAGGCCACGCTGTTCTCGAAGAAGCGCACGCTCGAAACGATCGAGACCGCGCTGCCGCTCGGCGCGAGCGCGACCTTCGACGGCGCGAAATACACGGTGCTCGGCCTGATGCGCTGCCGCACGCCGGATGGCGAATACAGCTGGGACGAATATCTGCTGCACAACCTCGATCGCGGCTTTCTGTGGCAGGTGCATAGCGAAGGCCGCTGGGAACGCGTCGACGTGCTGAACCGCTGGCCGATGATGAGCCAGCGCGGCCAGGTGCTCGACGACGGCAAGACCTACCGCGAAAGCGAGCGTTACGAATCGGAAGTGATCTACGTGGCGGGCGCGTTCAACTGGCGCGTGCAGGTGGGCGACAGAACATCGATCACGGATTTCGCGTGGCGCGACTTCAAGATGACGCGTGAAGAGTCGTCGAACGAAATCGTCTGGTCGAGCGCGAAGCCGTTGAGCAACAGCAAGGTGGCCGACCGCTTCGGCATGCCCGAACTGAAGGGCGGCGCGGCGAAGCCGTCGAAGCAGGCCAAACCGGCAAGCAAGGCGGCCAAGGCTGGTAACGGCAAATCGTCGAAGAGCGGGCACGCCACGGTCGGCTTCGGGCCGTGGCCGTGGATCGCCACCTTCCTGATGGCGTTCGTCAACTTCGGCAGGCTCTTCGAGTTCGACGGTTCGACGGTGCTGGTGATCATCGGCATCGTGGCCTTGTGGGCGCCCGAGTGGATCTGGCGCGCGTTCCACGAAGAGTCGAGGTAA